In a single window of the Anaerocolumna cellulosilytica genome:
- a CDS encoding NAD(P)-dependent oxidoreductase translates to MKIIIFGASGGIGKFAAQHALEKGYEVKAFLRNPSKLTIKHENLTTIQGEISNYNDIKNAIFDCDAVIWCVGIPMKRYKYMDSLEGHKNLLKAMNEHGIKRLIDWSTPSVHFKKDKKSFSTVVPGFLAGILFPTAKKELISIADIITTSNLNWTIVRFMAPKDTSYTGNVKVGFGETKMNFNISREDIGAFIVEQLNNKTYEYSMPIIGS, encoded by the coding sequence ATGAAAATTATAATATTTGGTGCATCAGGTGGCATCGGTAAATTTGCCGCACAACATGCCCTAGAAAAAGGTTATGAAGTAAAAGCATTTCTTCGCAATCCATCAAAATTGACAATCAAGCATGAAAATCTAACCACGATACAAGGTGAAATAAGTAATTATAACGATATAAAAAATGCTATATTCGATTGTGATGCTGTCATTTGGTGCGTTGGTATTCCTATGAAAAGATATAAATATATGGATTCTCTTGAAGGTCATAAAAACCTTCTTAAAGCTATGAATGAACACGGAATTAAACGTCTCATTGATTGGTCTACTCCAAGTGTTCATTTTAAAAAAGATAAAAAGTCCTTTAGCACCGTTGTTCCAGGATTCCTAGCCGGAATCTTATTCCCGACGGCTAAAAAAGAACTAATTTCTATCGCAGATATTATTACCACATCTAATTTAAATTGGACAATTGTTCGCTTTATGGCTCCAAAAGACACATCATATACGGGTAACGTTAAAGTAGGCTTCGGTGAAACAAAAATGAATTTTAATATTTCAAGAGAAGATATTGGTGCTTTTATTGTAGAACAATTAAACAACAAAACCTACGAATATTCAATGCCAATCATAGGTAGTTAA
- a CDS encoding winged helix-turn-helix transcriptional regulator: protein MPQVTQANLTKELRMLEEYRVIHREVYKEVPPKVEYSLTELGEKFLPVLEALEKWAIEYEQYQNS from the coding sequence ATGCCACAGGTGACACAGGCAAATCTAACAAAAGAGCTTCGAATGTTAGAAGAATACAGGGTTATTCACAGAGAAGTATATAAAGAAGTTCCCCCTAAAGTAGAATATTCATTAACGGAGTTAGGTGAGAAATTTTTGCCAGTATTAGAAGCTTTAGAAAAATGGGCAATTGAATATGAACAATATCAAAATAGTTGA
- a CDS encoding winged helix-turn-helix transcriptional regulator yields MGRMSEEDYVENCPISSVQKIVRGKWTMVIVFFLSQGTLRFGELSRKMPQVTQANLTKELRMLEEYRVIHREVYKEVPPKVEYSLTELGVKFLPVLKSLEIWAIEYEKMLK; encoded by the coding sequence ATGGGAAGAATGTCTGAAGAAGATTATGTAGAAAATTGTCCAATATCAAGTGTGCAAAAGATAGTCCGTGGAAAGTGGACCATGGTTATTGTGTTTTTTTTAAGCCAGGGTACTTTGAGATTTGGTGAACTTAGTAGGAAAATGCCACAGGTAACGCAGGCAAATCTAACGAAAGAGCTTCGAATGTTAGAAGAATACAGGGTTATTCACAGAGAAGTATATAAAGAAGTTCCCCCTAAAGTAGAATATTCATTAACAGAGTTGGGTGTGAAGTTTTTACCAGTGCTGAAATCCCTAGAAATATGGGCAATCGAATATGAAAAAATGTTAAAGTAA
- a CDS encoding AraC family transcriptional regulator, whose amino-acid sequence MHNQIEIVYVLTGNCVITIEDISYKAVSGDLALIFPYQLHNFSQSRDCELIVQVFEPEYATAFIPYLDKYIPETPLIKNIPADCIDAIKKSEYYHMSNANSRIIRSYVTLYMSFIQEKIRFIPASVFDYHSVLHSLLIYIDCHITDELSLNILAQKLHVTKYYISRLFNQKLHTTFTQYINHLRIEYAINLLKNTDMTISNIAYKSGFEHERSFFRVFKKNMKITPLQYRKTSNEVKEAGK is encoded by the coding sequence TTGCACAATCAAATAGAGATTGTGTATGTGTTAACAGGTAATTGTGTTATCACTATAGAGGATATTTCATATAAGGCTGTAAGTGGAGATCTGGCACTAATATTCCCCTATCAGCTTCATAATTTTAGCCAATCAAGGGATTGTGAGCTGATAGTACAGGTTTTTGAACCGGAATATGCCACAGCGTTTATACCTTATCTTGACAAGTACATTCCGGAAACTCCTTTAATAAAAAATATACCTGCTGATTGTATAGATGCGATTAAAAAATCAGAATATTATCATATGAGCAATGCTAATAGTCGTATTATCCGTTCCTATGTTACATTATACATGAGCTTTATACAGGAAAAGATAAGATTCATTCCGGCATCTGTCTTCGATTATCACAGCGTACTGCATTCACTTTTAATCTATATTGATTGCCATATCACTGATGAATTGAGTCTTAATATACTTGCACAGAAGCTTCATGTTACAAAATATTATATATCAAGACTATTCAACCAAAAATTACACACTACCTTCACCCAATACATCAATCATCTTCGCATTGAATACGCTATCAATCTACTGAAAAACACGGATATGACTATAAGTAATATAGCTTACAAAAGCGGCTTTGAGCATGAACGTTCCTTTTTCAGAGTATTTAAGAAAAATATGAAAATTACGCCCTTGCAGTATAGGAAAACAAGCAATGAAGTGAAAGAGGCAGGCAAGTGA
- a CDS encoding alpha/beta hydrolase family protein: protein MCNSTVIETPFLCTRNDLRIRGMQYLPNEEEKSTNYPVIIVSHGFTGNYLGTADYCRAFAQMGYAAFSFNFCGGGIMNEDTSVKSDGESTKNTIFTEVEDLIAVKDYVKELPYIDKTTLILAGVSQGGLVSGLTAAKCKDEIKKLIMIYPALCIPDHARRGCLGGSQYDVNDVPAIIDCNRTQLGKVSHDAVVSMDVFLELSAYKGPVLILHGLEDEIVNYSYAVRAKENYEKGQCHLQLIRNVGHYLNEEQTGSAVASIKQFLLGRKELLTIRVIITNIETESKGDYRKSMIYFTGYCDTEYFHGTILPGGCDTQDYYLDKLIGIRADYTLQGTDIEGKKCNVHIINQNVNGEWKPIIETDSKNLAWFNTADLTAVLEHSNEGPVVRIFG, encoded by the coding sequence ATGTGTAATAGTACTGTAATTGAAACACCTTTTTTGTGTACGAGAAATGACTTGCGGATTCGGGGAATGCAGTATTTGCCGAATGAAGAGGAAAAAAGTACAAACTATCCTGTAATTATTGTCAGTCATGGATTTACAGGTAATTATTTAGGCACAGCAGATTATTGTAGAGCATTTGCACAAATGGGATATGCTGCATTTAGCTTTAACTTCTGCGGTGGCGGTATTATGAATGAAGATACCAGTGTAAAAAGCGATGGTGAATCCACTAAGAACACAATTTTTACAGAGGTAGAGGACCTAATCGCCGTAAAAGACTACGTAAAAGAACTTCCATACATAGATAAAACAACACTTATCCTGGCAGGGGTTAGCCAGGGAGGACTTGTATCTGGCCTAACAGCTGCCAAATGTAAGGATGAAATTAAAAAGCTAATTATGATTTATCCGGCACTTTGCATACCAGACCATGCCAGAAGGGGCTGTCTTGGAGGCTCACAATATGATGTTAATGATGTACCTGCAATTATAGACTGTAATAGAACCCAATTAGGAAAAGTCTCTCATGACGCAGTAGTCTCTATGGATGTGTTTCTTGAATTAAGTGCCTATAAGGGACCGGTACTAATATTGCATGGGTTAGAAGATGAAATTGTTAATTACTCCTATGCTGTACGTGCCAAGGAAAACTATGAGAAAGGACAGTGCCACCTTCAACTTATTAGGAATGTTGGACATTACTTGAATGAGGAACAAACAGGAAGTGCAGTTGCTTCTATAAAGCAGTTCCTATTAGGACGCAAAGAGCTACTCACGATTCGTGTAATAATTACAAATATAGAAACGGAATCAAAAGGCGATTATCGAAAATCTATGATTTATTTTACCGGTTATTGTGACACAGAATATTTTCACGGAACTATCTTACCGGGAGGCTGTGATACACAGGATTATTACCTAGATAAGCTTATAGGGATAAGAGCGGATTATACCTTACAGGGTACCGATATAGAAGGCAAAAAATGCAATGTTCATATTATCAATCAAAACGTCAATGGAGAATGGAAACCGATAATAGAAACCGATAGTAAGAATCTTGCATGGTTTAACACTGCTGATTTAACAGCAGTTCTTGAACACAGCAATGAAGGACCAGTGGTAAGGATCTTTGGCTAG
- a CDS encoding DUF1576 domain-containing protein, which translates to MGFSITSEKDLSRVKKLFILLSIPVLFLVFGIGAGIASKDFTDILSGLVDINLSPTILITDFIKIGGVEATFINVAIVGLINIYFMFKYHLKINGVLIAAFFTVLGFSFFGKNIYNIFPIYLGGYLYTKYQKISFKDIIVVIMFGTALAPMISEISFSGILHPAAAVSIAIITGIFIGFVIVPLSSHMLRFHDGYNLYNIGFTSGIIGTVLTSILRSFGITVQPVHIISEQNHSIIVVIVIIILIELLFLGLIINRRAILDLPQIFSYKGRLVTDFTHLVGYGVTFINMSLIGFLSLAYVLLIGGIVNGPVLAGIFTVIGFGAFGKHLKNSIPIVVGVIVTAMFFGYELNSTGIIISVLFSTTLAPIAGNYGAIVGFFAGVFHMILVTNVGVIHGGINLYNNGFSGGLVAGLLIPVVDAFRKE; encoded by the coding sequence TTGGGATTTAGTATTACAAGTGAAAAAGATTTAAGTCGTGTTAAAAAACTATTTATTTTATTATCAATCCCTGTATTGTTTCTGGTATTTGGTATTGGTGCCGGTATTGCCAGTAAGGATTTTACAGACATATTATCTGGTCTGGTAGATATTAATTTGTCGCCGACTATATTAATAACCGACTTTATAAAAATCGGAGGTGTTGAAGCAACCTTTATAAATGTAGCAATCGTAGGACTTATTAATATTTATTTCATGTTTAAGTATCACTTAAAGATTAACGGGGTTCTGATTGCAGCATTTTTTACCGTTCTAGGTTTTTCATTTTTTGGTAAAAATATATACAATATTTTTCCAATATATCTTGGTGGCTATCTGTATACAAAATACCAAAAGATATCATTTAAAGATATCATTGTTGTTATTATGTTTGGTACTGCATTGGCTCCTATGATTAGTGAAATCAGTTTTTCGGGAATATTACATCCGGCTGCGGCTGTAAGTATTGCTATAATTACCGGAATCTTTATCGGATTTGTTATTGTTCCATTATCTTCACATATGCTCAGGTTTCACGATGGGTATAATCTATATAATATCGGATTTACCTCCGGTATTATTGGAACTGTGCTTACCAGTATTTTAAGGAGCTTTGGTATTACAGTACAACCCGTTCATATTATATCAGAACAAAACCACAGCATCATAGTTGTTATTGTCATTATTATTCTTATTGAGTTGCTTTTTCTAGGTTTAATTATCAATAGACGTGCTATCCTGGATTTGCCACAAATTTTTTCCTATAAAGGACGATTGGTTACAGACTTTACCCATTTAGTTGGCTATGGTGTAACCTTTATAAATATGTCCCTCATCGGTTTCCTTAGTTTAGCATATGTGCTGCTAATCGGTGGAATAGTTAACGGACCTGTATTAGCAGGTATTTTTACCGTTATTGGTTTTGGTGCCTTTGGAAAGCATCTTAAAAACTCCATTCCAATTGTTGTAGGCGTAATTGTTACTGCAATGTTTTTTGGGTATGAATTAAATTCCACAGGTATTATTATATCGGTTCTATTTTCAACAACATTAGCACCTATCGCTGGAAATTATGGAGCAATTGTAGGTTTTTTTGCAGGTGTTTTCCATATGATTCTTGTTACTAATGTAGGTGTGATTCATGGGGGAATTAATCTTTATAATAATGGATTTTCAGGAGGGCTAGTGGCAGGTTTATTAATTCCTGTAGTAGATGCCTTTCGGAAGGAGTAA
- a CDS encoding late competence development ComFB family protein, producing MDKYHNVMETLVIEKLDEVWATLDCCKCQRCRNDIIAYALNQMMPKYVVTEEGALYARVSALSAEYELEIIKAIANALRMITEHPNHTLAY from the coding sequence ATGGATAAATATCATAATGTTATGGAAACCTTAGTAATTGAGAAGTTAGATGAAGTTTGGGCAACACTTGACTGCTGCAAATGCCAACGATGCCGAAATGATATTATTGCGTATGCATTAAATCAAATGATGCCAAAATACGTTGTAACAGAAGAGGGTGCCTTATATGCCAGAGTGTCCGCACTTTCTGCAGAATATGAACTAGAGATTATCAAGGCTATTGCGAATGCACTACGTATGATTACTGAACACCCAAATCATACGCTTGCATATTAA
- a CDS encoding SOS response-associated peptidase codes for MCGRYYVDDETSREIRKILDYLDEKFQRKTVKTGEIFPSDTVPILSASHKKIEPDISAWGFPGFNNKGVLINARAETVMEKKMFRDSVLNRRCVIPANGFYEWDRSKNKYFFHRHESDILYMAGIYNCYRNEPRFVILTTNANSSIEEIHSRMPLILEPDEIDTWILDTTRTSQILAKIPPQLSKAL; via the coding sequence ATGTGTGGCAGATATTATGTAGATGATGAAACTTCCAGAGAAATCCGTAAGATTCTGGACTATCTGGATGAAAAATTTCAGAGAAAAACGGTAAAAACCGGTGAAATCTTTCCTTCCGATACAGTACCGATTCTATCGGCCTCTCATAAAAAGATAGAACCAGACATTTCAGCCTGGGGGTTCCCAGGATTTAATAATAAAGGAGTTCTAATCAATGCCAGAGCAGAAACTGTAATGGAAAAAAAGATGTTTCGAGACAGCGTTTTAAACAGGAGATGTGTGATTCCTGCCAATGGTTTCTATGAGTGGGACCGTAGTAAGAATAAATATTTTTTTCATAGACATGAGTCGGACATTCTATATATGGCTGGTATCTACAACTGTTATAGGAATGAACCCCGCTTTGTTATTCTAACAACAAATGCAAATAGTTCTATAGAAGAAATTCATAGTCGAATGCCGTTAATATTAGAACCCGATGAAATAGATACGTGGATTCTTGACACAACGCGTACAAGCCAAATTCTAGCCAAAATTCCACCCCAACTATCCAAAGCCTTATAA
- the yneA gene encoding cell division suppressor protein YneA yields the protein MMNLKKLIRTNQSVKKFYNMIKKNSFIISLCSLILLVLFISFSVISTTVTAEKSFNKVKLVTCVKIEKGESLWSIASRYISEEYKDMESYIKEIKKSNGLTSDVIHEGNYITIPYYTARR from the coding sequence ATGATGAACTTAAAAAAATTAATCCGTACAAACCAATCGGTAAAGAAATTTTATAACATGATTAAGAAGAATTCTTTTATAATTTCTCTGTGCAGTTTGATTTTACTAGTTTTATTTATCTCATTTAGCGTAATCTCAACGACAGTAACCGCAGAAAAATCTTTTAATAAAGTTAAGCTCGTGACCTGCGTAAAAATAGAGAAAGGTGAATCTCTTTGGAGCATTGCAAGCCGTTACATATCTGAAGAATATAAAGATATGGAATCTTACATTAAGGAGATTAAGAAAAGTAACGGCCTTACTTCCGATGTTATACATGAAGGTAATTACATAACCATCCCTTACTATACCGCTAGACGGTAA
- a CDS encoding GNAT family N-acetyltransferase → MIQLDYSEMFLIKDFFKNMDDTVILSCLQGHMGRAWTDNKTTPGGALIQTGDFCFLAGDVSSIGFKDIIRHMPVLTGLKEALVITDNKYTAELLISVHADVEKISRYAIKKNTAGFPVEKLRAFVQNLPDDFSISPITEEWYDDVVKEPWSKDFVSNFQSKEDFFKKGIGRIVIYKDKVVSGASSYTVYDDGIEIEIVTNQNYRRLGLARAAGAALLLACIEKDLYPSWDAANMSSVKLAEQLGYEYSHTYDTYVVRG, encoded by the coding sequence ATGATACAACTAGATTATAGTGAAATGTTTCTTATTAAGGATTTCTTTAAAAATATGGACGATACTGTTATCCTTTCCTGCTTACAAGGTCATATGGGCAGAGCGTGGACAGATAATAAAACTACTCCCGGCGGAGCCTTAATCCAAACAGGTGACTTCTGCTTTCTGGCAGGTGATGTATCTTCCATAGGATTTAAAGATATTATTAGACATATGCCTGTTCTGACGGGTCTTAAAGAAGCTCTGGTCATTACAGACAATAAATATACTGCCGAACTCCTCATATCGGTACATGCTGATGTGGAAAAAATCAGTCGTTATGCTATCAAGAAAAACACTGCCGGTTTTCCGGTAGAGAAATTGAGAGCCTTTGTCCAAAATCTTCCGGATGATTTTAGTATTTCACCGATTACAGAAGAATGGTATGATGACGTTGTAAAAGAACCTTGGTCCAAAGATTTTGTATCAAATTTTCAATCCAAAGAAGATTTTTTTAAAAAAGGTATCGGACGAATTGTTATATATAAAGATAAAGTAGTGAGTGGTGCTTCCTCCTATACCGTTTATGATGATGGAATTGAAATAGAAATCGTAACCAATCAGAATTACCGCAGACTTGGTCTTGCAAGAGCAGCCGGAGCAGCCCTGCTTCTAGCCTGTATAGAAAAAGACTTATACCCCAGCTGGGATGCTGCTAATATGTCTTCAGTCAAGCTGGCGGAGCAATTAGGCTATGAATATTCCCATACCTATGATACTTATGTAGTAAGAGGCTAA
- a CDS encoding nucleotide sugar dehydrogenase, with product MSLSDKIIAHDEAISVVGLGYVGMPIAVAFARKVRVIGFDINPDKVNIYISGKDPIQEVGDKAIQESTVEFTSEEAKLQEARFHIIAVPTPVNLDKTPDLTPVEGASRIVGRNLKKGSIVVYESTVYPGVTENICVPILEKESGLVCGIDFKVGYSPERINPGDKVHRLENIRKIVSGMDKESLENISRVYELIIEAGVVPVSSIKVAEAAKVVENSQRDINIAFMNELAMVFDRMDIDTKEVVEAMQSKWNALGFYPGLVGGHCIGVDPYYFIYEAERLGYHSQIVLAGRKINDGMGNFVAENIIKRLVLAGKQVREAKVVILGVTFKENCPDIRNSKVEDIIIKLQEYGITPIVSDPVADAKEVSEKYNTSLIPLKDITDADCLVFAVAHDAFKALSFAEINEFFIKGNNAQKVIIDVKSILDKEEFVEKGYQFWRL from the coding sequence ATGAGTTTATCCGATAAAATTATAGCACACGATGAAGCCATCTCTGTTGTCGGACTTGGCTATGTTGGTATGCCGATAGCCGTAGCCTTTGCAAGAAAAGTACGTGTTATCGGTTTTGATATAAATCCAGATAAAGTCAATATATATATAAGTGGCAAAGATCCGATTCAGGAAGTAGGAGATAAAGCTATTCAAGAATCCACAGTCGAATTTACCAGTGAGGAAGCTAAATTACAGGAGGCTCGTTTTCACATTATTGCAGTACCAACCCCTGTAAATCTGGATAAAACTCCCGATCTGACACCCGTAGAAGGTGCCAGCCGCATTGTTGGCAGAAACTTAAAAAAAGGCTCTATTGTTGTTTATGAATCAACGGTATATCCGGGTGTTACTGAGAATATTTGTGTTCCTATATTAGAAAAAGAATCGGGTCTGGTTTGTGGAATTGATTTTAAAGTGGGTTACTCTCCTGAACGCATCAATCCGGGTGATAAGGTACATCGATTGGAGAATATAAGAAAGATTGTATCCGGCATGGATAAAGAGTCTCTCGAAAATATTTCCAGAGTGTATGAATTAATTATAGAGGCCGGAGTCGTTCCGGTTAGCAGCATAAAGGTTGCAGAGGCCGCAAAAGTTGTGGAAAACAGCCAGCGAGATATTAACATAGCTTTTATGAATGAACTGGCCATGGTGTTTGACCGGATGGACATTGATACAAAAGAAGTAGTAGAAGCTATGCAATCAAAATGGAATGCTCTTGGTTTTTATCCCGGACTGGTGGGTGGTCATTGTATCGGTGTGGACCCCTATTACTTCATTTATGAGGCAGAGCGTTTAGGATATCATTCCCAGATTGTTTTGGCAGGAAGAAAGATTAATGATGGCATGGGTAACTTTGTAGCAGAAAATATCATTAAAAGACTGGTATTAGCCGGAAAACAGGTAAGGGAAGCAAAGGTAGTTATTTTAGGAGTTACCTTTAAAGAAAATTGTCCGGATATTCGTAACTCCAAAGTAGAAGATATTATTATAAAACTACAGGAATATGGTATTACTCCAATTGTATCCGATCCGGTTGCAGATGCCAAAGAAGTTTCTGAAAAGTATAATACCAGCCTGATTCCGTTAAAAGACATAACCGATGCGGATTGCCTTGTTTTTGCTGTAGCACATGATGCTTTTAAAGCATTATCATTTGCTGAAATTAATGAATTCTTTATAAAAGGCAACAATGCTCAGAAGGTTATCATAGATGTAAAGAGTATTTTAGATAAAGAGGAATTTGTAGAAAAAGGCTATCAATTCTGGAGATTGTAA
- a CDS encoding NAD-dependent epimerase/dehydratase family protein, translating to MKRILITGEESFIGTAVYNWLKQYPSDYQTDIISVKDNRWETFDFSPYQAVVNVAGIAHRKIKPKLEPLFYQVNRDLSVALCKKAEASGVKQYIYLSSMNVYGDINEVITKDTKPQPKNFYGNSKLQADEILMGLNSSTFHTVSIRPPIVYGKGCKGNYPLLEKLAKYLPVFPDFPNKRSILYISNLCEFIRLLIEQEDSGIFHPQNREYVSTTELVKSIAKQKQKRIYFTRAANPVIRFLLPRIRMINRAFGNDLYDSRLSDYHNFSYCVVSFQESMEQMYPTQKQ from the coding sequence ATGAAACGAATTTTAATTACCGGTGAGGAAAGTTTTATCGGAACTGCTGTTTATAACTGGCTGAAGCAATATCCGTCTGATTATCAGACGGATATTATTTCTGTGAAAGATAATCGTTGGGAAACATTTGATTTTTCACCATATCAGGCAGTAGTTAATGTAGCAGGTATAGCGCATCGTAAAATAAAACCAAAGTTAGAGCCGCTTTTTTATCAAGTTAACAGAGACTTATCCGTTGCCTTATGTAAAAAAGCAGAAGCTTCCGGAGTAAAACAATATATTTACTTAAGCAGTATGAATGTATATGGAGATATCAATGAAGTTATAACAAAGGATACAAAACCTCAGCCAAAGAACTTTTACGGTAATAGTAAATTACAGGCGGATGAAATACTCATGGGCCTTAACAGCAGTACCTTTCACACTGTAAGTATACGGCCACCGATTGTATACGGCAAGGGTTGCAAAGGGAATTATCCTTTACTGGAGAAGCTGGCCAAGTATCTGCCGGTTTTTCCTGACTTCCCAAATAAAAGAAGTATCCTCTATATCAGCAACCTGTGCGAATTCATCCGTTTATTAATAGAGCAGGAGGATAGTGGTATTTTTCATCCCCAGAACAGGGAATATGTCTCTACTACAGAATTGGTAAAATCAATTGCAAAACAAAAGCAGAAGCGAATCTATTTCACCAGAGCAGCCAACCCTGTTATTCGCTTTCTGCTACCTAGAATACGGATGATAAATCGTGCTTTTGGTAATGATTTGTATGATAGCAGATTATCGGACTATCATAATTTTTCTTATTGTGTTGTATCCTTTCAGGAGTCTATGGAGCAGATGTATCCGACTCAAAAGCAATAG
- a CDS encoding polysaccharide biosynthesis protein translates to MFLRKYHKEIIFLLDLTLTSTVFFFLFFILPEAVLVKLSFTALLPVFLLYIICDMIAHRFFKTYESLWRYAKSKEYLTLFFDRLTGFFIFSITYKFLLPLKVSLVQIFSSYGISLLAMFVIRLGYRQFREHGQNGCKPNSNLVAILGAGEAGVRLLEALNNNPNSNYEIICFIDDSIEKIGKVIHGVEVKGPISDIADILSKIPIKEIIFAIPSATALRKKEILELCSKQECRVRILPGALSLLQNENLKNPWNTIRDIQIEELLGREQIVFEDEAVKSFLSGKVILVTGGGGSIGSELCRQIAKAEPKQLIILDIYENNAYEIQQELFQIYRMTLDVKIEIASIRDFHKINYLFRLYRPAIVFHAAAHKHVPLMEDCPEEAVKNNILGTYHVVKAADTYQVEKFVLISTDKAVNPTNVMGASKRFCEMLLQSMKGISKTEFVAVRFGNVLGSNGSVIPLFQKQIAAGGPVTITDKRIVRYFMTITEAAQLVLQAGSMASSSEIYILDMGQPVKILDLAENLIRLSGYVPYTEIPIIESGLRPGEKLYEELLTKSEELIATSNHKIFIERQKNISHKELIDKLELLQSALLEKSNSSIKTTLKEVVPTYCDPEEVNQGIEQ, encoded by the coding sequence GTGTTCTTACGTAAATATCATAAAGAGATTATTTTTTTACTAGATCTGACTTTAACTTCAACGGTTTTCTTCTTCTTATTTTTTATTTTACCGGAGGCAGTGCTAGTAAAACTATCTTTTACGGCATTACTGCCGGTCTTTCTCTTGTATATTATCTGTGATATGATAGCCCATCGCTTTTTCAAAACCTATGAAAGTCTTTGGCGTTATGCCAAAAGTAAAGAATATCTAACCTTGTTTTTTGATAGATTAACCGGTTTCTTTATATTTTCAATTACTTATAAATTTTTATTGCCACTAAAAGTCTCCTTAGTCCAGATTTTTTCATCCTATGGCATTTCTCTTCTGGCAATGTTCGTTATCCGTCTGGGTTACAGACAATTTAGAGAGCATGGACAAAATGGCTGTAAACCAAACAGTAACCTAGTAGCTATCCTAGGTGCAGGTGAAGCCGGTGTAAGGCTCTTAGAAGCCCTTAACAATAATCCTAACAGCAACTATGAAATCATCTGCTTTATTGATGATAGTATCGAAAAAATAGGTAAAGTAATTCACGGTGTCGAAGTGAAAGGCCCAATTAGTGATATTGCAGATATCTTATCTAAAATTCCCATAAAAGAAATCATTTTTGCCATACCCTCCGCAACGGCTCTCCGGAAAAAAGAAATTTTAGAATTATGCAGCAAACAAGAATGCAGGGTAAGGATACTGCCGGGCGCATTAAGCCTATTGCAAAATGAGAATCTGAAAAATCCCTGGAATACCATTAGAGATATACAAATAGAAGAGTTACTGGGAAGGGAACAAATTGTATTTGAAGACGAGGCAGTTAAATCCTTTTTAAGTGGTAAAGTAATCTTGGTAACCGGTGGAGGCGGAAGTATTGGCTCTGAACTATGTCGTCAGATAGCAAAAGCAGAACCAAAACAATTAATTATCCTGGACATATATGAAAATAATGCCTACGAAATCCAACAGGAGCTTTTTCAAATCTATAGAATGACCTTGGATGTAAAAATAGAGATTGCTTCTATTCGTGATTTTCATAAAATAAACTATTTATTCCGGTTGTATCGTCCTGCTATAGTATTTCACGCAGCAGCCCATAAGCATGTTCCATTAATGGAGGATTGTCCGGAGGAGGCAGTCAAAAATAATATTCTTGGAACCTATCATGTTGTAAAAGCGGCAGATACGTATCAGGTTGAGAAGTTTGTACTTATATCAACAGACAAAGCTGTAAATCCCACTAATGTAATGGGAGCAAGCAAGCGATTCTGTGAGATGCTTCTTCAAAGTATGAAGGGTATTAGTAAAACAGAATTTGTGGCAGTGCGATTTGGTAATGTTCTTGGTTCTAACGGCTCTGTTATTCCGCTGTTTCAAAAGCAGATAGCGGCAGGTGGTCCGGTAACTATTACAGATAAAAGGATTGTAAGATATTTCATGACCATTACAGAAGCGGCTCAATTAGTGTTACAAGCAGGTTCCATGGCTAGTTCCTCTGAGATATACATCCTTGATATGGGGCAGCCGGTTAAAATATTAGACCTGGCAGAAAATCTAATCCGCTTATCCGGGTACGTCCCCTATACAGAAATTCCTATAATTGAATCCGGATTACGCCCCGGAGAAAAACTTTACGAAGAACTTCTTACCAAAAGTGAGGAACTCATTGCTACTTCAAATCATAAGATATTTATTGAACGGCAAAAGAATATATCACATAAAGAACTTATAGATAAGCTCGAATTATTACAATCGGCACTATTAGAAAAATCAAATAGTAGTATTAAGACCACTTTAAAAGAGGTAGTACCTACTTATTGCGACCCGGAAGAAGTAAATCAGGGTATTGAGCAGTAG